One segment of Comamonas thiooxydans DNA contains the following:
- the mltB gene encoding lytic murein transglycosylase B: MSITLNNSKHLKAKTLSTLALCLLTASAIAAPAKKAVRKAAPAAVATAAAATAVAYAGRGDAMQLAEEIAVRRDLPVDWVRAQLSEARNLPVVTRLMTPAGKTFVKNWTVYRSRFIDPVRIRAGVKFWQANHQALARAEQQFGVPAEIIVGIIGVETIYGRNMGNFRVMDALATLALDFPQSHPRAQARSDYFRGELEQVLVTASRTGSDPFALRGSYAGAMGLGQFMPTSWDKYAVDFDGDGRIDLFNSATDAIGSVANYFVGHGWKPGLPTAFTVDMRAQGENLATLLAPDINPTFTAAQMAEREVRVLGADSYERPLALIELKNGSSGPTEYIAGTENFYAITRYNWSAFYALSVIELGREVHEAYLGNQTASATKN; this comes from the coding sequence ATGAGCATCACCCTCAATAACAGCAAGCACCTCAAAGCTAAAACACTGAGTACTCTGGCCCTGTGCCTGCTGACTGCCAGCGCCATCGCCGCACCGGCCAAAAAAGCCGTCCGCAAGGCAGCACCGGCAGCCGTAGCCACGGCTGCCGCCGCCACGGCCGTGGCCTATGCCGGTCGGGGCGACGCCATGCAACTGGCCGAAGAAATCGCAGTCCGCCGCGATCTGCCTGTCGACTGGGTGCGTGCGCAGCTGAGCGAAGCGCGCAACCTGCCCGTGGTCACACGCCTGATGACGCCAGCCGGCAAGACCTTTGTGAAGAACTGGACGGTATACCGCAGCCGCTTTATCGACCCCGTGCGCATACGCGCCGGCGTGAAGTTCTGGCAGGCCAACCACCAGGCGCTCGCGCGTGCCGAGCAGCAGTTCGGCGTGCCCGCAGAGATCATCGTCGGCATCATCGGCGTGGAAACCATCTACGGCCGCAACATGGGCAACTTTCGCGTGATGGATGCTCTGGCCACGCTGGCACTGGACTTTCCGCAATCCCACCCCCGCGCCCAGGCCCGCAGCGACTACTTCCGTGGCGAGCTCGAGCAGGTGCTGGTCACGGCCAGCCGCACGGGCAGTGACCCGTTTGCGCTACGCGGTAGCTATGCCGGCGCCATGGGGCTGGGTCAGTTCATGCCCACCAGCTGGGACAAGTACGCCGTCGACTTTGACGGTGACGGTCGCATAGACCTGTTCAACAGCGCTACCGACGCCATCGGCTCGGTCGCCAACTACTTCGTCGGCCATGGCTGGAAGCCTGGCCTGCCCACGGCCTTTACCGTGGACATGCGCGCCCAGGGTGAGAATCTGGCAACCCTGCTTGCACCCGATATCAACCCCACATTCACTGCCGCGCAGATGGCAGAACGCGAAGTACGTGTGCTGGGCGCCGACAGCTATGAGCGTCCGCTGGCACTGATCGAGCTGAAAAACGGCAGCTCCGGCCCCACGGAGTACATCGCGGGTACCGAGAACTTCTACGCCATCACGCGCTACAACTGGTCGGCGTTCTATGCGCTATCGGTCATAGAGCTGGGGCGCGAGGTACACGAAGCCTATCTGGGCAACCAGACGGCCTCCGCCACTAAAAACTAA
- a CDS encoding branched-chain amino acid ABC transporter substrate-binding protein translates to MNKLRRDALKYLQLPLLCAPFSIAGAAVAAAKAKLAQPIKLALVESLSGPFANTGEAVFRNLLWATERVNARGGVRLADGLHELVIERYDSKGQNEEALSALRAAIDSGARIIMQGNSSATAAALLDAIDKHNSRDPSRRVLYLNYSAVDPALTNERCSFWHFRFDAHADMRMAALMEVIKDDKAVYSAYLIGQDYSFGQAVLREARRQLGMQRPDVRIVGDELHPVGRVKDFAPYAVKIKQSGAQAVITGNWGNDLMLLVKAAREAGYEGRFYTFYGNALGAPAALGDAGVGKVLAVADWLPNVSTAESRAFYQSFRQRFPRPQDDYVHMRMQLMIEALAQSLEKAGSTDTVAVAHALEHARVQLAGRSGSMRAADHQFQQALVVGMMEKRGSPGVDFDVEGSGYGFKVVREIAAARAEMPSQCPMKRF, encoded by the coding sequence ATGAATAAATTGCGCCGTGATGCCTTGAAATACCTGCAGTTGCCACTACTATGCGCGCCGTTCAGCATTGCTGGCGCTGCTGTGGCTGCAGCCAAGGCCAAGCTTGCGCAACCCATCAAGCTGGCACTGGTGGAGAGTCTTTCGGGCCCGTTTGCAAACACGGGCGAGGCAGTGTTTCGCAATTTGCTGTGGGCGACGGAGCGGGTGAACGCGCGCGGCGGCGTGCGCCTGGCCGACGGTCTGCATGAGCTGGTGATAGAGCGCTATGACAGCAAGGGCCAGAACGAAGAGGCACTGTCGGCGCTGCGTGCGGCCATAGACAGCGGTGCTCGCATCATCATGCAGGGCAACTCGTCGGCCACGGCGGCGGCGCTTCTCGACGCCATCGACAAGCACAACAGCCGGGACCCTTCGCGCCGTGTGCTGTATCTGAACTATTCGGCCGTGGATCCGGCGCTGACCAACGAGCGCTGCAGTTTCTGGCATTTCCGCTTCGATGCCCATGCCGATATGCGCATGGCTGCGCTGATGGAGGTGATCAAGGACGACAAGGCCGTATACAGTGCCTATCTGATCGGGCAGGACTACAGCTTTGGCCAGGCCGTGCTGCGCGAAGCAAGGCGTCAGCTTGGCATGCAACGGCCCGATGTGCGCATTGTGGGCGACGAGTTGCACCCCGTGGGCCGCGTCAAGGACTTTGCGCCCTATGCGGTCAAGATCAAGCAAAGCGGTGCCCAGGCCGTGATCACCGGCAACTGGGGCAATGATCTGATGCTGCTCGTCAAGGCTGCGCGCGAGGCAGGCTACGAGGGGCGCTTCTACACCTTCTACGGCAATGCCCTGGGAGCCCCGGCGGCCTTGGGCGATGCCGGCGTGGGCAAGGTGCTGGCCGTGGCCGACTGGCTGCCCAATGTGTCCACGGCCGAGAGCCGTGCCTTCTACCAGTCCTTCCGTCAGCGCTTTCCCAGGCCGCAGGACGACTATGTGCATATGCGCATGCAGCTCATGATCGAGGCTCTTGCACAGAGCCTCGAAAAAGCCGGAAGCACGGACACCGTCGCCGTGGCCCATGCCTTGGAGCATGCCAGGGTCCAGCTGGCGGGCCGCTCGGGCAGCATGCGCGCGGCGGACCACCAGTTTCAGCAAGCACTGGTGGTGGGCATGATGGAAAAGCGCGGCAGCCCCGGCGTGGACTTTGACGTCGAAGGCTCGGGCTACGGCTTCAAGGTCGTGCGCGAGATTGCGGCCGCCAGGGCCGAGATGCCCAGCCAATGTCCGATGAAGCGCTTTTGA
- a CDS encoding Hsp20/alpha crystallin family protein, with the protein MFFAPVMSRNTFVSPRAADLALQRFLQETLGAASPVQRQVQVSRDEKFTTLTLDVPGLAREQLKLSLEGSVAKLESVEGAARQVRYTWDLGHEIDAANSKAKLEHGVLTLTLAKLEPQSKSVTLSIE; encoded by the coding sequence ATGTTCTTCGCCCCTGTGATGAGCCGTAATACCTTTGTATCCCCTCGCGCCGCCGACTTGGCCCTGCAACGCTTTCTGCAGGAAACCCTGGGCGCTGCAAGCCCCGTACAACGCCAGGTTCAAGTCAGCCGCGATGAAAAATTCACCACTCTGACCCTGGATGTGCCAGGCCTGGCACGCGAGCAACTCAAACTCTCGCTGGAAGGCTCTGTCGCCAAGCTCGAAAGCGTGGAAGGCGCAGCCCGCCAAGTCAGATACACCTGGGACCTGGGTCATGAAATCGATGCTGCCAACAGCAAGGCCAAGCTCGAGCATGGAGTGCTGACGCTGACCCTGGCCAAGCTCGAGCCTCAGAGCAAATCCGTGACACTCAGCATCGAGTAA
- the wrbA gene encoding NAD(P)H:quinone oxidoreductase, with product MAKVLVLYYSMYGHIETMAQAVAEGARSVSGAEVTVKRVPETMPEDVFKNAGGKANQAAEVASPSELAGYDAILFGVPTRFGNMPGQMRSFLDQTGGLWVKGALINKIGSVFTSTGTGGGQEMTATTTWATLAHHGMIIVPLGYPLPEQTNLSAVKGGNSPYGASTIAGADGSRQPHPDELSIARYQGQNVAKLAVKLAG from the coding sequence ATGGCGAAAGTGCTGGTTCTCTACTACTCCATGTACGGACATATCGAAACCATGGCTCAGGCCGTGGCCGAAGGCGCCCGCAGCGTCAGCGGTGCCGAGGTCACCGTCAAGCGCGTGCCCGAAACCATGCCCGAGGATGTCTTCAAGAACGCAGGCGGCAAGGCCAATCAGGCCGCAGAAGTCGCCAGCCCCTCCGAGCTGGCCGGCTACGACGCCATCCTGTTTGGCGTGCCCACGCGCTTTGGCAATATGCCGGGTCAGATGCGCAGTTTTCTCGACCAGACCGGCGGTCTCTGGGTCAAGGGGGCCCTGATCAACAAGATCGGCAGTGTCTTCACCTCGACCGGCACCGGCGGCGGCCAGGAAATGACGGCCACGACCACCTGGGCGACACTGGCTCATCACGGCATGATCATCGTGCCGCTGGGCTATCCGCTGCCAGAGCAGACCAATCTGAGCGCGGTCAAGGGCGGCAACTCGCCTTATGGTGCTTCGACGATTGCGGGTGCCGATGGTTCGCGCCAGCCTCATCCCGACGAACTGAGCATTGCCCGCTACCAGGGCCAGAACGTGGCGAAACTCGCCGTAAAGCTGGCCGGATAA
- the tsaD gene encoding tRNA (adenosine(37)-N6)-threonylcarbamoyltransferase complex transferase subunit TsaD, with translation MSLLILGIESSCDETGVALVRTPDGQGVPTLLSHALHSQIEMHRAYGGVVPELASRDHIRRVLPLTEKVLAESGEQLENVDVIAFTRGPGLAGALLVGSGAACAMAAALDKPVLGVHHLEGHLLSPFLSADPPEFPFVALLVSGGHTQLMRVDGVGEYEILGETIDDAAGEAFDKSAKLMGLPYPGGPVLSKLAEGGDPQAFKLPRPLLHSGDLDFSFAGLKTAVLTQAKKLGEELEARKADLAASTQAAIVDVLVKKTMAALKQTGMKRVVVAGGVGANKQLREQLNEACAKHKIRVHYPELHLCTDNGAMIAMAAAMRIQAGREQALHEYAFDVKPRWPLDSLR, from the coding sequence ATGAGTTTGCTGATCCTGGGAATCGAATCCTCTTGTGATGAAACCGGTGTGGCCCTGGTGCGCACGCCGGACGGCCAAGGTGTGCCTACCTTGCTGAGCCATGCGCTGCACAGCCAGATTGAAATGCACCGCGCCTATGGCGGTGTGGTGCCCGAGCTGGCCAGCCGTGACCATATTCGCCGTGTGCTGCCGCTGACCGAGAAGGTGCTGGCCGAATCCGGGGAGCAGCTCGAAAACGTCGATGTGATTGCCTTTACGCGCGGACCGGGTCTTGCCGGGGCTTTGCTGGTCGGCTCCGGTGCAGCCTGCGCCATGGCAGCCGCGCTGGACAAGCCCGTGCTGGGCGTGCACCACCTCGAAGGCCATCTGCTCTCGCCTTTCCTGAGTGCCGACCCGCCGGAGTTCCCGTTCGTGGCCCTGCTGGTCTCGGGGGGGCACACCCAGCTCATGCGTGTGGACGGCGTGGGCGAATACGAAATCCTCGGTGAAACCATCGATGATGCGGCGGGCGAGGCTTTCGACAAATCGGCCAAGCTCATGGGCTTGCCCTATCCGGGCGGTCCCGTGCTCTCGAAGCTGGCAGAGGGCGGCGATCCTCAGGCCTTCAAGCTGCCTCGCCCCTTGCTGCATTCGGGTGACCTGGACTTTTCGTTTGCCGGCCTCAAGACGGCCGTGTTGACCCAGGCCAAGAAGCTGGGTGAAGAGCTGGAAGCGCGCAAGGCCGATCTGGCCGCCAGCACGCAGGCCGCAATTGTGGACGTGCTGGTCAAGAAAACCATGGCCGCACTCAAGCAGACCGGCATGAAGCGCGTGGTGGTGGCGGGAGGTGTGGGGGCCAACAAGCAGCTGCGCGAGCAGCTCAATGAAGCCTGCGCCAAGCACAAGATCCGCGTGCACTACCCCGAGCTGCATCTGTGTACCGACAACGGCGCCATGATTGCCATGGCTGCCGCCATGCGCATACAGGCGGGACGCGAACAGGCACTGCATGAATACGCGTTTGATGTGAAGCCGCGCTGGCCGCTGGATTCGCTCAGGTGA
- a CDS encoding CBS domain-containing protein, with the protein MTTVAEILRAKGNSTIYSVSPSDTMLAALQLMAEKSIGALLVLEGGEIAGIVTERDYARKIALQGRSSASTRVDEVMTRKVHCVLPRQTSEECMSLMTSNRMRHLPVISETRELQGLISIGDIVKEIISAQQFTIHQLEHYISGTPNVNQP; encoded by the coding sequence ATGACGACCGTCGCCGAAATTCTGCGCGCCAAGGGCAACAGCACTATCTACAGCGTTTCTCCCTCCGACACCATGCTGGCTGCGCTGCAGCTCATGGCGGAAAAAAGCATTGGCGCGCTGCTGGTGCTGGAAGGTGGCGAGATCGCCGGTATCGTGACCGAGCGCGACTACGCGCGCAAGATCGCGCTGCAGGGCCGAAGCTCGGCCAGCACGCGCGTGGACGAGGTCATGACGCGCAAGGTGCATTGCGTGCTGCCGCGCCAGACCAGCGAGGAGTGCATGTCGCTGATGACCAGCAATCGCATGCGCCATCTGCCCGTGATCAGCGAGACCCGCGAACTGCAGGGGCTGATTTCGATTGGCGACATCGTCAAGGAAATCATCTCGGCCCAGCAGTTCACGATCCATCAGCTGGAACACTATATTTCCGGGACACCCAATGTGAATCAACCGTAG
- a CDS encoding DUF937 domain-containing protein: MTANASLTDELMGQLQGAPMQGLAQQLGIDSVQAEQAVGVALPMLFGALGQNTAQPQGAADLFGALQRDHSSANGAMDMGGLLGGLGGLLGGAGSGAGAAGGLGGLGSILGSVLGGGSGAGNSQLDAGAILGNIFGGQQQQAESRLGQATGLGGNAGQLLALLAPLVMSFLANRVQSQGMGAGDLGNALDQERGQIQSQGGAAGGILGSLLDQNGDGKLDAGDLFKLGAGLLGGRR; this comes from the coding sequence ATGACCGCTAACGCATCTTTGACCGACGAACTCATGGGCCAGCTGCAGGGCGCTCCCATGCAGGGCCTGGCCCAGCAACTGGGCATCGACTCCGTGCAGGCCGAGCAGGCCGTGGGCGTGGCGCTGCCCATGCTGTTTGGTGCGCTGGGCCAGAACACGGCCCAGCCTCAGGGCGCCGCCGATCTGTTCGGTGCGCTGCAGCGCGATCACAGCAGTGCCAATGGAGCGATGGATATGGGCGGTCTGCTGGGTGGACTCGGCGGCCTGCTGGGCGGTGCGGGCAGTGGTGCCGGTGCGGCTGGCGGCCTGGGTGGGCTGGGCAGCATTCTGGGCTCGGTGCTGGGAGGCGGCTCCGGTGCCGGCAACTCGCAACTGGATGCTGGCGCCATCCTGGGTAATATCTTTGGCGGTCAGCAGCAGCAGGCCGAGTCCCGGCTGGGCCAGGCCACGGGCCTGGGGGGCAATGCAGGTCAGTTGCTGGCGCTGCTGGCTCCGCTGGTGATGTCCTTCCTGGCCAATCGAGTCCAGTCGCAGGGCATGGGGGCCGGCGACCTGGGCAATGCTCTGGATCAGGAGCGTGGCCAGATCCAGTCGCAAGGCGGTGCGGCAGGGGGTATTCTCGGCAGCCTGCTCGACCAGAATGGCGACGGCAAGCTCGATGCCGGAGATCTGTTCAAGCTGGGCGCGGGGCTGCTGGGCGGTCGGCGCTGA